GATTATTGAACGGTCACTCTTTGAAAAGGCTCAGGTATTGTTGACGAAAAATACCCGAACCGGTCCGCAACAGAAGGAGCTGTACTTATTCAGCGGTTATCTGCGCTGTGCAGATTGCGGCAAGGCAATGGCGCGCAGCCAGGTTAAAGGCAACATCTATTACTTCTGCCGTACCTACAAAGACCAATCCAAAACAGCTTGCTCAAAGCACTCTTTCAAGCATTGCCAATTAGAGAAGGCTGTACTTTATGCAATCCAACAGCAGATTTATCTGGCAGTTGACTATTGGAAAACGATTGCCATCATCAACAAAGCCCCATTGTATAAAAGCCCGTCTGTTAAATTACAGAATGCTCTGGAGCAGAGAGAAAAACAGCTTGCAAATATTGCCCGATATAAGCAGCTCGTGTGGCAGGACTGGAAGGATGGTTTAATCTCCCAGATGGAATATCTCCAAATGTCCGAGGGTTACAGCAGTCAAATGCAGGAGCTGGAACAGATCATTGATACATTGAGAGCGGAAAGGAAAACACTTAAACACGAAGTGGATGCCACGGAGCCCTTCTTCAAAGCATACAAGAAGTTTCAGAACATAGAGAAGCTGACTAGGGATGTCCTGGTTGAACTTGTAGAGCAGATCAAAATCTATGAGAACGGAAATATCAGCATAAAATTCAAGTTCATAGATGAAATTCAAAGAGTGTATCAATATGTAGTGATTAATACTCAATCTGAGGTGGTTTAACTGGCTAATAATTCGCTAACTGCCCGTTTTCCTAATTTACGTGCTGCGGTTGCGCCAGTTGGCCCAACAAGCGTAGGAGTACTCAGAATGCTGTCAAGCTTGCTGCTTAATAACCATTCCTTCTTTACCGTTTCACGCAATGTGCTGATCACACTGTCATTGACACTGAGAATATCGCTTATTGTAACATCTGGAGCACTCACACCAGGCAAAGTTCCCAGAATATACTGCAGCTTCTCCCCCTCAGCATTAATAATGTGACTAAGGCCCAGTTCCTCCATGGCTATAGATGAGATCAGTAACGAAATGGCGTCTTCTCTGGATAATGAAATAGTTGGCGTTATGTTGGGCAGGTTCGCTTGTGACATATAATGTCTCCTCTCAATAATGAAGTATTTGCTTACAGTGTTACCAATATCCCCCTTCCTCTGTTAGTGCTTTATAGTATTATTGAGGGCACGCACATGTGTGGGCGAACAGCCCCCTGCTTTGGATACGTTCAACAAGTTTCCTTAACAGAGGGCGGAAGCCCCGCCTGACGAAACATCATTCTTAAGTTCATCTTTTATAATTCATTATTATGTTTGTTTTAGGCACATTGAGACCATTTTTCTGGAAATGAAATCCTTTAATTACATTAAATATTATATCTCATTTGATCATGATCCATTGGAATATGGATTTTCGCCTCACCAGCCGTTGTCAGTATGATCTTATCTTTGGCAATATCGACCTTCAACAAAGTCTCTGGGGACTCATGCAAAATATTACCAGACGCACTGATCTGACGAGCAGAATATTCAGCTGAAGGGTCGCCGTATACCGCCGAGGCCAGCCAATGAACTCCAGGCTCCAGTGATGCCGTCAGGGTAGGCAGCACCGTCCGGGGATGAAGCAGATTCGTGTTGGCATTCGGCGAGATTAGCTGAGCCTTCGTATAACCCATCAACCCTTTGATGGCGCTCGTTCCCCATGGGGTCGCTGCTGCCGCAGCCAGACCGTCCAGGTGCTGCACCAGCTCCGTCTCCTGGCCCAGCGCGAAGCCTCCTTCTGCGACGTCCAGCGCCCGGCCTGTCTCAATCCGGTGAATACGGATGTGCCAGGGCAGGCCGGCTACCACCCAGGTGCGCACTACTACGTCTCTCCAAGGCAGCCACACGGAGCGCAGTACATTGTCGATGATCTCCGTCTCCCGGTTCCGGCGGCGCACCCGGTACAGATTGTCCCCGCCTTCACTTAGCGCCAGCATGGAATCATACGCTCCTTGTGCCAAGCCCCATTCAGCCCGGGGCACGCTGAAGCCGAAGCCGGTGGAATAGACGAATTTCTCGTATTTGGCTGAGGTATGAGTATGCTCATTGGTGTACAGATGCCCGCTGTTGAAGGCAGCGACATGGCCGGAATCCGGCTCGCGGACCAGGACGAGATGCGGCGGGTTCTGCACCATCACCGCAGGCAGCTCCGGCAACGGCAGCTCGGGCTCACTCCAGAACGGATGCTCTGCACTGAGTGCCAGCGGCAGGAATGTCTTCAGCGCCCAATACGGCGAGCCGGGCGCATTATAATTCTCAGCCATGATCAGGTTCGGATAGGTATATCCGACGGTCAGCACACCTGCGGCATCGAAGATCGGCTGACTGAACCACCAGCGCAGATTGCGCAGCACGATACCTTTGACCACACCTGCCGGAATGCCTTCAACTCCGGCATAGGCGAAAGCGCTCCAGAACGCGGATTGGGCGAACCGGTAAGCAAGACTGCGGCCATACGGGAGTGCAGCGCCGTCCGGCGCGAACCAGCCGATGAATCCGGCGGCGAACAGCCGGGCCCGTTCCTTGAACCTGCGGGAGCGTTCAGGATCATCATGCTCCATCAGCTTGGCGTACATCAGTGAATAATAATGGATAGCAAACGGGCCGTAATAATCGCAATGGCCGTCAATGCCGTCGCTGTACCAGCCCTCGCCCAGATAGAAGGCATCCATCCGCTGGAGGTTGTTCTCCAGCTGAACGGCATCATACGGCCGTCCGATATGGCGGAACCCGATATTGACCAGCACGTTGAAGAACAGCCAGTTACAGTCATAACAAGGATGGCTGTTAATCTGATTCAGCCATTGATAGAGGTGCTCCTGCTCCTGCGCAGTGAGCGGGGTCCAGATATGCTCCGGCGCACTGGCGAGCGCGAACCCGAAGGCGGCCATCTCCACCAGCCGCTGGTCGTAGTCCTGCACCTCGCCCCAGTATTCTTCATGCCCAGGATCGGTCCCATGCCGGATACCGTCCAACACTGCGGCCCATAGGTCACTCTTCCCGCCTCCGCTCAGCAGCGGAATCAATCCCCACAGCACCCGGGAGAAGCCTTCCATACCGGCAATCGCTGCCGGATAACTCGCTCCCGTTGCGCCCACTTCAAGTCTCGCGCCTCCGCTGCTATAGAACGGGCGAAGCGGACCGGTAAGCTGGTCCAGCGCTGTCCGCAGGTCGTCCCGGGTCTTCAGCGGATTGTCAGCAACCGGTAGCCGCCGCTGCGGCGAAGCTGCCTTAGCATTCATGCTCCTCACCCCTCCTACTCCCAATAGAATGGCCCGGCGTCTCTGATCCGCGCCAACGCCTCAACATAGAAGAAATCACCGTAGATCAGCGGCACATCGATGTTCCGGTTCTCCGGGTAGTTGCTGGTGCCGTGAAGCAGCAGCCCTTCTTCCCCGTCATCGTCCCAGGTGCCGTAATTGCGGTAGAGGGACTCAGTGATGCGGAGAGCCGCATTCCGGTAGACATGTGCTTCGGATGCCTCCGTCTGGCTGGCCAGCAGCAGCAGGCCGCTGGCCGCGCAGGAGCCGGCAGAGGTATCGCGGATTTCGCCAACTTCTCCCGGTGCGCGGAAATCCCAATGCGGCACATGGTCCTCAGGCAGACGTGTGATGAAGAAATGGGCCACCTGCTTGGAGGCGTCAAGATAGCTCTGCTTGCCGGTATGGTGATAAGCCAGCGCCAGGCCGTAGAGCGCCCAGGCCGCCCCGCGGGACCAGGCCGATTCCGGCGCATAGCCTTGCCCGCCGCGCTTCTCCAGAACTTCGCCGGTCTCCGGGTCAAAGTTGACAATATGATAGACCGAGCCGTCCGGCCGGATGAAATGCTCCAGCACGGTGTCCATATGCGCCTCGGCAATATGCCGGTAACGCGGGTCCCCGCTTACCGCTGAAGCCCAGAACAGCAGGCTTGTATTCATGCTGCAGTCGATAATCGCCACTCCGCTGTTGTCCTCGCCTTCGCGCCAGGGATTCCAGGCCCGGATATAGCGGCCCTTCAGGTTGAAGCGGGCGGCCAGATGGCTCGCCGCCTTCAGCCCGCGGACGCGCGATGCCTCCGCACCCGTCAGCTTATAATTGGCTACGCTGGTCAGCAGCCACATGAAGCCCAGGTCATGATCCAGCTTCACATAACCGTCCAGCACCTCATCCAGCCGCTGCTCGCAGTCTTCAGCAATGGCCTTCAAGCTGACGTCCCCCTCCCCGCTCCCGGCATAGAGCTGCCAGAGCATGCCCGGCCAGAAGCCGGCGGTCCACCAGCTCGGGGCCTCCAGCACATACTTGCTTCCCTGGCTGGCATGGGGAAATTCAGCCCCAATGCGTGCGCTGTTCCGCCTGGTTTTGGCCAGCGCCTGGTTCCACGCCTCGTCTACCCACACCTGCTGTGTCGTTCCGCTCATCTTATAATCCCGCCTTTGTCACAATATTCGGCTCTCCCGCCGTTCACTTACAGAAATTGAAACGTAAATCTCAGCACACCCTCTGCCTCCGGCCGGAGAAGCTGAAAGTCCAGACTATGCCACTGCGTGTCCCGGCCATAATGATCCTTGTATACATGAGCGTTAATCTCAGGCTGCACCAGCTGCGGATCATAGGCAACCTGAACGCCATTACCCGCAATAGATCCGGGCAGCAATACGCTGCCGGGCTGAAGCAGCTCCGGCCTGCGCCAGGTGACAAACCGCTCCGTCCAGCTTGCCGGTGCTCCGTTATACTGGTAGGTTTCGGTCAGCTCCAGACGGGGCCGCTCCTCCTTATGCCAGACCAGCGAACGTACCAGGGACTTCAGCCCGCTGACCGGATACGCCCCGGCCAGCTCCAGCGTCAGCTCATCCCGCTCTTCCCCCGCTGAAGCATGAAGCACCTCAGCGCGGAACTCCCGCCCGGCCCCTTGATACTGTCCGTCAATGATTGGCACCGAATGTCCCTGCGAGCCATTGCAGTCATACCCGTAACGCCCGGCGCCGAAATACTCGGCCGTATACTCCCCGCAGCCCAGATCGGCGGCGAGGATCTCCCCCCGGCTGCTCAGAATGAATTGGCCGAGGTCATTATGGTTGTGCGGCTCGTCGTTATGCCCGCCCTTGGCGGCGAAGCCGAAGGCTCCGGCCACAGATACATGCCGCGACACCAGCCAGGCGGCATCGGGCAGATAACAGCTGCCCGCCTCCCAGGCCTCCTGCTCCCCGCCTGCTCTCACCCAGAGCAGGTTGCGGAGCGCCGGAGCGAAGCGGCTGCAATGGTCCTCCGTGAACGGGGCACGCAGAGCGGACGGCGGACGCAGCACACCTTCACAGGTCTCCGCGAGATAGTGGGAGAGTCCCATGTGCACTCTCACCTGCGGCTGCGAATCCGAGAAATTGGCGACATAGCTGCCGTCAATGAAGCACTGCTGCTGGAAGCGGGCGATCCGCGCCACCTTGTCCTGCCTGAACCAGTCCAGCCGGCCCCCGCTTCTGGCGCGGAGCAGATCGCTGTAATACGTGAAATAGCCGAAGCCGTAATTCCAATAGCCCAGCCCCTCCTGGCACGCGCCGTCATTCCCGAAGCCTTGCAGGTAATAATCCATGCTGCGTTCTGTCTTCAGCAGAATATCCGCCAGCATGGAGTTATCCTCCACAAGCAGCAGTGCAGCAGCCCCGACCGAGCCTGAGCAGACCGCCGCCCAGTTATGGGTAGAGGTCTCCCAGAAATACGGGCCATGGGCAAGGAACGGCTGGAAGATCCGCTTTTGCAGCTCATAGCGTATCCGGTCCTTAAGCAGCGGGGCAAGCCGGTCCCCGAGCAGCACCCGGATTTCACTTAGAGCAAACCCCGTCTCCGCTGAGAATAGGTCAATATGCCGGTGAATCCCGGACGCCTCCGGCGCTGCGGGCAGATGGGCGGGAACGCACCAGGTATACTCATCGCAGACCGCCCAGACAATGTCACCCAGCTTCTCCAGCCAGTCTGCCCGCTCCGGCTCCAGCAGGCTTAAGAGGGCATACGTGTTCAATCTTCTCCGGCGGTCAAAATAGAGCCGTTCATACTCCAGCCGCGAACCGGTCCGCGCATACAGGGTGAAGGTGCTGTATGTCAGCACCGGGATCGGCTGCCCGTCCAGCCTGCGCGCCTCCGCGCGGATCTCTTCAATGTCTGCCTGCAAGGCTGCGGAGGACATGGCCCCGGTCCAAAAAGCTCCCGCATCCCCCTGCGGATAATAGAGACTTAAGTCAGCCGGTTTCATCCCGGCAACGATGTCCGTAAGCTCCTGCTTGTTCATGGCTGGTTCTCCCTCCGAATAATACGTTTTCATATATAGTGTACCTGTGATATTATTGCAATGTCTTTGCGGATATTAACGATTTATTGCGAATGTTGTGATTACCAGAAAGGGAGGCAGCGGCCATGAAGCATAACCGGTATTACGAGAAATTCGACGGCGATATTCTGGCCGGCCTGGGTAACTCCCCGGTCTCGCCGACCCGTGATTTCCATATCCACGACCACTATGAAATCTTCCTGTTCCTCGGCGGCAGCGTGAACGGCTTCGTCGACCAGTACAGCTATCCGCTGCAGCGGGGCAACGTCCTCCTGTTCAACAATCATGAGATTCATAAGATCTTCAACGTCACCGGCCAGCCTTACGAACGGCTCACGATTCATTTCAAGGCACAGCTGGTCTATCCGTTCTGTACGGCGGCCACGAATCTGCTCGCGTGCTTTCAGAACCGTAAGCCGGGGGAGAATAATCTCGCACAGATGGAGGAGCCGCTGCTCACGGAATATACCAAGCTGGCCCTGCAGCTGATCTCGGCCCTGGAGAACAGGCAGTACGGCAGCGAGGTGCTGGCACTGACCTATCTGATCCAGCTTCTGGTGATGGTCAACGAGCTGTACAGCCGCTCCCGTTCCGCCGTGCCCAGCCTGATCTCCCCACATATCCAGTCCGCCATGAGCTATATCGACAACCACCTGCACCTGAAGCTGACAATCGAGCATATCGCGGGCGAGCTGAACCTGGACAAATATTATCTCAGCCATCTGTTCAAGCAGCAGACCGGGGGCACCCTCTACCGTTATGTTTTGCTCAAAAAAATTGCCCTAGCCAAGCAGCTCCTCTCCGCCGGAACCTCCGTATCCGATACCTGCTACCTGTCCGGGTTCAACGATTACGCCAATTTCATCCGCACGTTCAAGAACATCACGGGCATTCCGCCAGGCAAATACGGCAAATAGAACGGTACTGCCCCCCGCCCGGGAGCGATACCGTTCTTGTGCATGAAGACCGGCTACCCGCTGTTGCTCCGGCCTTCCTTGTATTCGGTCGGGCTGACGCCCGTGTATTCCTTGAACACCTTGGAGAAATAGTGCTGATCCGCGAAGGCCAGCGCCTCCGACAGCTCCTTCACCTTCAGCTCCGGCTTGGCGGCAATCAGCCGGCAGGCCTCGGTAATCTTAAGCTGCATATAGTAATGCACGAAGGTCCGCTGCGAATGCCGTTTGAAGATCCGGCTGACATAGGACGGGCTGACATGGAACTGGAGCGCCACCTCTGTGATAGAGAGCTGGGAGTAGAGATGCTGCTGCAAATATTGCTCCAATTGCCGGAACAGCTCTTCGCTGCTCTTAGGCCGCTGCTCTGAAGCGGCCAACACCTCCGGCAATCCCTTATTGCTGCCCCCCTGCTCCTCCAGATGGGCGACCAGCCGCTGCATCACCTCAGCCAGCTGTTCCCGCTCCACCGGCTTCAGCAGATAATCGAATACCTGCAGGTTCAGCGCCTTGCGCGTATACTCGAAGTCGCTGTACCCGCTGATCAGCACCGCCTTGAGCGCTGGCTTCACCTCCCGGCACTGCCCGATTAGCGCCAGCCCGTCCAGCTTGGGCATGCGGATATCGGTCAGCAGGATATCCACCGGGTTAGCCTTGATGTACTCCAGTGCATCCAGTCCGTTCGATGCGGTGAAGGTAATCTGCACAGGCAGCTCTGTGGAGCGCATCAGGGCCTCAATATTCCGCAGAATCGGCTTGCTGTCTTCTGCAATAACAGCGGTATACATGGCTGTCCCTCCCGGTTTCTAGTAGAAGTCTTTGCTCATGGATGCGATAATCTGGACCGTGGCGCCTTTTTCCTCCTCCGAGTGGTTATAGATGTTGAAGAACAGCCGGTTCCGGTACATCAGCTTGAGCCGGTTCACCGTGTTCACAATCCCCATATTGCCGATCCCGGAAGTATGATGCTGAAGCTCGTACACCCCGGAATCCGATTCCTGAATATGATCCAGAATGTCCCTGATCCGGCCCGGCGCGAAGCCCTCCCCGTTATCCCGGATCTCAATGGCCCACAAGCCGTTGTACACCTTCACCCGTACCTGGATTCTCCACGGAGGATCGGTGTTCCTGAATGCATGCTCGATACAATTCTCCACGAACGGCTGGAGGACCAGCCGGGGCAGCTCAATCCGGTCAAAGCCCTCATCTGCATCAATCTCCCACTCCAGATCGTCCTCGAAGTTATGCTGAATCAGCGACAAATAGTGCTGGGTATGCTTCAGCTCCTCGGTCAGCGTCACATGCTGGTAAGGCGAGGAGACAATATAGCGCAGGCTGTCCGACAGATGCTTGCACATCTCCGTCACCACGTTATTCTTCCCTTCCTGGGCGGCAATACTGATCAGATACAGCACATTGTGAATAAAATGCGGGGCAATCTGGGCTTGCAGCGCGGAATTGCGTGACTTCACCTCTTCATGCAGCGCCAGCTTCTCCCGCTCAATCGATTCCTGCAGCCGCTCCAGCAGCTCCTGGAACGCGCCATTCAGCTGGATCAGCTCATTGTTGTGGGTACGCGCATCCGTCTTGATATTCAGATTGCTGTAGTTGATCCGCAGAATCTGGCTGCGCAGCTTGCGGATCGGCAGCAGCAGATTCTTTGTCGAGAAGTAGATGAAGATGAACGAGAACAGAATCAGCGCTGTAATCAGCAGGATGGAGATATATTTTACCGAGTTGACCGGACCCAGTACCACATTCCTGGGGTTCACCACATAGGTGGTCCAGCCCGTCTCGGCAGACCGGTGATAGGCCACATAATCCTCGCTGCTGCTGAGATAGATTCCGGATGCCGAGGAAGGCACTGCGAATGCCGGAGGCTTTTCTCCTTCCGGAAGGCCCGCAGAGCTGGCGACCAGCCGCTGGTCCTGATCCATAATGTAGACCTTGCCGCCGGACACTCCCCCCGCCGCCCTGTCCAGATACCGCTGGTCCAGCCGGACCGCCAGATAGCCGAACACCTGCCCGTTCTGATTCATAATGGCCCGCACAAAAGAGATAGCCTCCCCCTGATGGCGGTACAGTGCGTAACCGCTTGCATTCCAGGTCGCCAGCTTGCTGCTCTCCGCCAGAAACGGCCGGAGGGAAGCCGGATTGCCGGCGTATCCGATGTAAGAGGCGACTCCGTCTCCTTGGAGATCATAGATAATCATATCTTCGATATTGAGACTTGGACCCAGCGCCTGGAACATCATCTCCTTCAGTCTGCGGCTGCGGGTCAGCCCTTCAAGGGTAAGCTGCGAGTAATCCCCGGCAGACAGCAGGGTGAACACATCCTTGTTCGAAAGAATCCGCTGGGAGAGCTGATTCTGGTTATTGATATAGAGGTTCAGCTGATCGCTGACGTTGACGGCGGCCAGCTTCATTTCATCCTCTGTCTTGTCCTTCAGCGGCCGGATGACCATATAGTTCACATAGACCAGGAAGCAGCCCAGCACGAACAGCAGCAGCAGCATGAAGGTGAAGAAGAACTTGGTCTGCAGACTGGCCTGAACCCCGCCTTTGCGTAATCTGTCGTAGATGGTAGCCAAGCCGGACCCTCCCTGAAACTTAAGATGCTGCCTACTTTACAACCAATCGGGCCAAAAGACAAGCCGTCTCCTAAGTTCAGGATATTACACAGAAAGAGTCAAGCACAAACATGTACCTTAAGCAGCGCTCACTCTATAATCAAACATGCAAGCGGATACAATACAATAAATCACACTATGGGGGCGATCAGATGAGCACCACAAGCAAGAAAATCGCAACAGGCCTGCTGGCCGGAATCATGACCTTATCCCTGGCGGCATGCGGCTCCGGCAATACAGGCAAGAACAATGCCCAGGCAACAAACGGCGGAGGCGGAGCAGATAACGGCGGGAGCGGCGGCAAGAAGGTAACCATCGAGCTGGCCCTGTCCAAAAGCTCGCAGGATTCGGCGTTCGTCGCCCAGGATGTGCTGGATGAGTTCGAGCAGAAAACCAATATCAAGGTCAACCTCCAGCTGCTACCGGCAGAGCAGACGGCCACCGTATTGCAGACCAAACTGGCCGTCGACGAGGTGCCTGACCTGATTCAATACAATCTGGCGAGTGCGACCACAGACCTTAACCTGGAGCGTAATTTCGAGATTCTGGATAACGAGCCTTGGGTCAGCCGGCTGCTGAACAAGGATGTTCTCTCCGCCTATGATCATATCTACAGCTTCCACTACAGCCAGGATACCGGGATGCAGGGTGTCGTCTACAACAAGGATATCTTCAAAGATCTGGGGCTTGAGATTCCGAAGAATTATGAGGAATTCCTGGCCGTCTGCGAGAAAATCAAGGCCAGCGGCATCACACCGGTCTTCATGCCGTTTAAGGATAACTGGGCGGCGAATATCTGGCCGGCAGCGGCTTTTGCAGACTGGGCAGCCAAGAATGATCCTACTCTGTTCGATGACATCAATGCCGGACGCAAGAAGTGGTCCGATATTCCGGAGTTCGCCACCTTCCTGGATCAGCAGTATGAGGTCTACAAGAAGGGCTACACCAACACCGACATTCTCAGCGACAGCTACGATATGGCCGTGGGCAAATTCCTGAACAAGGAGACTGCCATGATGTTCATGGGCGACTGGCTGATTGTGAATGTGGCTGAGAAGGACCCGAATGTGCATCTGGGCCTGTTCGCCATTCCTACCTCGGAGGATGCGAATCTCGGGGCAAGCCCGCTGGGCGGACAGCTGTTCATTCCGAAGAAGGCCAAGCATATGGCCGAAGCGAAGCAGTTCCTGGAGTTCCTCGCCAGCAAAGAGGTTGCCCAGAAGATGGTGGACAGCCAAGGCTCCGTGTCGAACTTCAGCGA
This region of Paenibacillus sp. FSL K6-1096 genomic DNA includes:
- a CDS encoding response regulator, whose product is MYTAVIAEDSKPILRNIEALMRSTELPVQITFTASNGLDALEYIKANPVDILLTDIRMPKLDGLALIGQCREVKPALKAVLISGYSDFEYTRKALNLQVFDYLLKPVEREQLAEVMQRLVAHLEEQGGSNKGLPEVLAASEQRPKSSEELFRQLEQYLQQHLYSQLSITEVALQFHVSPSYVSRIFKRHSQRTFVHYYMQLKITEACRLIAAKPELKVKELSEALAFADQHYFSKVFKEYTGVSPTEYKEGRSNSG
- a CDS encoding histidine kinase, encoding MATIYDRLRKGGVQASLQTKFFFTFMLLLLFVLGCFLVYVNYMVIRPLKDKTEDEMKLAAVNVSDQLNLYINNQNQLSQRILSNKDVFTLLSAGDYSQLTLEGLTRSRRLKEMMFQALGPSLNIEDMIIYDLQGDGVASYIGYAGNPASLRPFLAESSKLATWNASGYALYRHQGEAISFVRAIMNQNGQVFGYLAVRLDQRYLDRAAGGVSGGKVYIMDQDQRLVASSAGLPEGEKPPAFAVPSSASGIYLSSSEDYVAYHRSAETGWTTYVVNPRNVVLGPVNSVKYISILLITALILFSFIFIYFSTKNLLLPIRKLRSQILRINYSNLNIKTDARTHNNELIQLNGAFQELLERLQESIEREKLALHEEVKSRNSALQAQIAPHFIHNVLYLISIAAQEGKNNVVTEMCKHLSDSLRYIVSSPYQHVTLTEELKHTQHYLSLIQHNFEDDLEWEIDADEGFDRIELPRLVLQPFVENCIEHAFRNTDPPWRIQVRVKVYNGLWAIEIRDNGEGFAPGRIRDILDHIQESDSGVYELQHHTSGIGNMGIVNTVNRLKLMYRNRLFFNIYNHSEEEKGATVQIIASMSKDFY
- a CDS encoding AraC family transcriptional regulator, which gives rise to MKHNRYYEKFDGDILAGLGNSPVSPTRDFHIHDHYEIFLFLGGSVNGFVDQYSYPLQRGNVLLFNNHEIHKIFNVTGQPYERLTIHFKAQLVYPFCTAATNLLACFQNRKPGENNLAQMEEPLLTEYTKLALQLISALENRQYGSEVLALTYLIQLLVMVNELYSRSRSAVPSLISPHIQSAMSYIDNHLHLKLTIEHIAGELNLDKYYLSHLFKQQTGGTLYRYVLLKKIALAKQLLSAGTSVSDTCYLSGFNDYANFIRTFKNITGIPPGKYGK
- a CDS encoding glycosyl hydrolase, which produces MSGTTQQVWVDEAWNQALAKTRRNSARIGAEFPHASQGSKYVLEAPSWWTAGFWPGMLWQLYAGSGEGDVSLKAIAEDCEQRLDEVLDGYVKLDHDLGFMWLLTSVANYKLTGAEASRVRGLKAASHLAARFNLKGRYIRAWNPWREGEDNSGVAIIDCSMNTSLLFWASAVSGDPRYRHIAEAHMDTVLEHFIRPDGSVYHIVNFDPETGEVLEKRGGQGYAPESAWSRGAAWALYGLALAYHHTGKQSYLDASKQVAHFFITRLPEDHVPHWDFRAPGEVGEIRDTSAGSCAASGLLLLASQTEASEAHVYRNAALRITESLYRNYGTWDDDGEEGLLLHGTSNYPENRNIDVPLIYGDFFYVEALARIRDAGPFYWE
- a CDS encoding ABC transporter substrate-binding protein, with protein sequence MSTTSKKIATGLLAGIMTLSLAACGSGNTGKNNAQATNGGGGADNGGSGGKKVTIELALSKSSQDSAFVAQDVLDEFEQKTNIKVNLQLLPAEQTATVLQTKLAVDEVPDLIQYNLASATTDLNLERNFEILDNEPWVSRLLNKDVLSAYDHIYSFHYSQDTGMQGVVYNKDIFKDLGLEIPKNYEEFLAVCEKIKASGITPVFMPFKDNWAANIWPAAAFADWAAKNDPTLFDDINAGRKKWSDIPEFATFLDQQYEVYKKGYTNTDILSDSYDMAVGKFLNKETAMMFMGDWLIVNVAEKDPNVHLGLFAIPTSEDANLGASPLGGQLFIPKKAKHMAEAKQFLEFLASKEVAQKMVDSQGSVSNFSDVTTPKLPDYKQEIVDQYITPKKTTLTTDAYMIVDRSELYRLLQDEFAGGLDAKGVLKAWDEKFSQLMKDKGVEGF
- a CDS encoding DUF2264 domain-containing protein; this translates as MNAKAASPQRRLPVADNPLKTRDDLRTALDQLTGPLRPFYSSGGARLEVGATGASYPAAIAGMEGFSRVLWGLIPLLSGGGKSDLWAAVLDGIRHGTDPGHEEYWGEVQDYDQRLVEMAAFGFALASAPEHIWTPLTAQEQEHLYQWLNQINSHPCYDCNWLFFNVLVNIGFRHIGRPYDAVQLENNLQRMDAFYLGEGWYSDGIDGHCDYYGPFAIHYYSLMYAKLMEHDDPERSRRFKERARLFAAGFIGWFAPDGAALPYGRSLAYRFAQSAFWSAFAYAGVEGIPAGVVKGIVLRNLRWWFSQPIFDAAGVLTVGYTYPNLIMAENYNAPGSPYWALKTFLPLALSAEHPFWSEPELPLPELPAVMVQNPPHLVLVREPDSGHVAAFNSGHLYTNEHTHTSAKYEKFVYSTGFGFSVPRAEWGLAQGAYDSMLALSEGGDNLYRVRRRNRETEIIDNVLRSVWLPWRDVVVRTWVVAGLPWHIRIHRIETGRALDVAEGGFALGQETELVQHLDGLAAAAATPWGTSAIKGLMGYTKAQLISPNANTNLLHPRTVLPTLTASLEPGVHWLASAVYGDPSAEYSARQISASGNILHESPETLLKVDIAKDKIILTTAGEAKIHIPMDHDQMRYNI